From the Helicoverpa zea isolate HzStark_Cry1AcR chromosome 28, ilHelZeax1.1, whole genome shotgun sequence genome, one window contains:
- the LOC124643855 gene encoding mitogen-activated protein kinase-binding protein 1 isoform X3 — protein sequence MAFIGPRNSAPVIRDSLHTPAYEIKLESVLGLTVGSNAALDCDPNTELVAYPAGCTVVLYNVRKNRQTHVLNACRKSVTCVAFSPDGRYLATGECGHAPAVRVWDLQDPTASGAVQIGEFIGHTHGVSCVAFSTSSKYLVSIGSQHDMIVNVWDWRANLKLASNKVSSRVKAVSFSENGNYFVTVGFRHVKFWYLEYSRSAKFKEPVPLMGRSAILGEQKDNEFCDVVCGRGASADSTYAITRAGLLCEFNSRRLLDKWVELRTTSANCMAIGANYIFVGCAEGIVRCFAPDSLRYITTLPRTHYLGVDVAQGTNISHMFTQPQNARYPDAVALTYDERNHKLTCVYNDHSLYVWDVRDIKRVGKSHSALYHSACIWGVDMNSNERPLPPGTFLTCSSDDTVRLWQLTPAPTNIYSNELNKIFYIDPELKFLKDVDLTATNDKDKSKSYDDKTGVRCVRVSPDGQHVAAGDRAGNVWVHAATGALLHTLEAHDAEVLCLEYAARPRLLASASRDRLIHVFQVDRGYQIMQTLDEHSSSITAVRFLSSGAGLQMVSCGADKTILFRQLRHSQDGGYQFQRGQNVSGRTTLYDMEVDAGGRHILTACQDRNVRVYSAAHGRHTKTFRGTTAEDGTLIKVALDNSGIYLATSSTDKILSVYDYYSGECMATMYGHSEIVTGLKFTPDCQHLISASGDGCIFVWRVPHDMVVTMRARLAQQAIRQGKKVTAPSNGMSGLDSESDSHFGSPPRELPYEENKFTTPVVPDYTLRIGRLPTWAKKSLGDEAVAGESPAPDPPARGKWATRINPNTEKRGDSDGSKDSSLDSGTDTRYIEKRKDATSVKQRPKSLNLSQLPRVEALFRNFDATMRKTYDILTISPRVEKVTINLSKSRATETRTRHHTDDSSLGSFKYEDQESTEHDGDIEDISDGERTSSSERGNRTTYYPGNNDDETPGEFMVNAMDAEELRESMRRSKRWTGEARLELPPPHAKLSGTPQDSDDDEVSTPSGDNTERNPLSGSCESLDTAGRREKYIKSAFDSLSGAEMDATLTGGNTSLSAQHLSRAPAPPPRPSPAPRTPRTPDPEAARRREELNRRILETRRQLESVAFRSNLKSSQSTTDLSYIPEKDSSRRNRPVSMAIPSNSRPYANRNQLSASDREEETTGMRRAISLSDLAAKPMPAPRTPQASSKPSTPQNGNNSKSPGNFVRPAPRYNNKSNMTRSSSVGVLNQSDSESDPQPSRQQSSRPQGLMRPTISSMNKAAANTARRRGLANAYSAVSLATGANEESSSEADERNNGEGPVARPRASSVDHSQRRIGRSGSERDLSAKAREVTARLTSNTRQRPKETPADANLSSSQLCSALTEQLTKTACKVVQLYASLQREPNAAADISGLEAAILETQKVLRSAVNRTQNGDQALSSLSSTDGEYLNVDSTRHKLQHLVSKEATNTSNPAMSLIEQYSDILLNMMQTKMVNQFSQPQSLPPNTREPGNES from the exons ATGCACGGTAGTACTCTACAATGTGCGAAAGAACAGACAGACACAT GTGCTCAACGCGTGTCGGAAGAGTGTCACCTGTGTGGCGTTCTCCCCCGACGGGAGGTACCTGGCTACGGGGGAGTGTGGACACGCCCCTGCTGTCAGGGTGTGGGACTTACAG gATCCCACAGCGTCGGGTGCGGTACAAATAGGGGAATTCATTGGACATACGCATGGAGTTAGTTGTGTG GCGTTCTCCACATCATCGAAATACCTCGTGTCGATAGGATCCCAACATGACATGATAGTAAATGTTTGGGATTGGCGCGCTAACCTGAAGCTAGCTAGTAATAAG GTGTCATCTCGCGTGAAAGCAGTGAGTTTCTCGGAGAACGGCAACTACTTCGTGACGGTCGGCTTCAGGCACGTCAAGTTCTGGTATCTCGAGTACTCCAGAAGTGCTAAG TTTAAAGAGCCAGTCCCCCTAATGGGCCGCTCAGCCATCTTAGGCGAACAGAAGGACAACGAGTTCTGCGACGTAGTGTGCGGCCGCGGCGCCTCCGCCGACTCCACGTACGCCATCACCAGGGCTGGTCTACTCTGCGAGTTCAATAGTAGACGGCTACTGGACAAATGGGTCGAACTGAGG ACAACATCAGCGAACTGCATGGCGATAGGCGCGAACTACATCTTCGTGGGCTGCGCCGAGGGCATCGTGCGCTGCTTCGCGCCGGACTCGCTGCGGTATATCACTACGCTGCCTAGGACACATTATCTAGGCGTCGATGTGGCTCAGGGGACTAATATTAG CCACATGTTCACGCAGCCACAAAACGCGCGGTACCCGGATGCCGTAGCTCTGACCTACGACGAGCGAAACCACAAGCTGACATGTGTATATAATGATCATAGCTTGTACGTGTGGGATGTTAGAGATATTAAGAGG GTCGGCAAGTCCCATTCAGCACTTTACCACTCAGCCTGCATATGGGGGGTAGACATGAACAGCAACGAACGCCCCCTCCCCCCCGGTACCTTCCTCACCTGCTCCAGCGATGACACGGTCCGGCTGTGGCAGCTGACCCCAGCACCCACCAACATATACAGCAAC GAGCTGAACAAAATATTCTACATAGACCCCGAGCTGAAATTCCTGAAGGATGTCGACCTCACGGCCACTAATGATAAGGATAAGTCCAAGTCCTACGACGATAAGACTGGAGTCAG ATGCGTCCGAGTATCTCCGGACGGGCAACACGTGGCGGCCGGAGACCGCGCCGGCAACGTGTGGGTTCACGCAGCCACCGGCGCTCTACTACATACACTAGAAGCTCATGACGCTGAAGTGTTGTGCTTGGAGTACGCTGCAAGACCTAGGCTGCTGGCTTCTGCCAGTCGGGATAGGCTGATACACGTTTTTCAAGTGGATAGG GGTTACCAAATAATGCAGACACTAGACGAGCACTCGTCTTCCATCACGGCGGTGCGGTTCCTGAGCTCCGGCGCTGGACTGCAGATGGTGTCTTGTGGGGCGGACAAAACTATATTGTTTAGGCAGTTGAGACAT TCACAAGATGGCGGCTATCAGTTCCAGCGAGGTCAGAACGTTTCGGGTCGTACTACACTTTACGATATGGAAGTAGATGCGGGCGGCAGACATATACTTACTGCTTGTCAA GACCGCAATGTTCGAGTATATAGTGCCGCTCACGGTCGGCATACGAAGACGTTTAGGGGCACTACGGCTGAAGATGGAACGCTAATAAAG GTGGCGCTAGACAACAGCGGCATCTACCTAGCTACATCCAGCACGGACAAGATACTCAGCGTGTACGACTACTACTCCGGCGAGTGTATGGCCACCATGTACGGACACTCCGAAATCGTTACTGGACTTAA GTTCACCCCTGACTGCCAGCATTTGATATCAGCTTCAGGAGATGGATGTATCTTCGTGTGGCGCGTACCACATGATATGGTCGTCACCATGAGAGCCAGGCTCGCTCAGCAGGCCATACGACAGGGCAA gaaaGTCACAGCCCCCAGTAACGGCATGTCAGGTTTGGACAGCGAGAGTGACTCCCACTTCGGGTCGCCGCCGCGGGAGTTGCCTTACGAAGAGAATAAGTTCACTACTCCCGTTGTACCTGATTATAC TCTCCGCATCGGGCGTCTGCCGACGTGGGCTAAGAAAAGCCTCGGCGACGAAGCGGTGGCCGGCGAATCGCCCGCACCTGACCCGCCCGCTAGAGGGAAGTGGGCCACTAGGATTAATCCTAATACAG aaaaacgCGGTGACTCCGACGGTTCCAAAGACAGTTCACTGGACAGCGGCACCGACACTCGATACATAGAGAAGAGAAAAGACGCCACTAGTGTCAAACAG AGGCCGAAATCGCTGAATCTATCTCAACTGCCTCGCGTCGAAGCATTATTCAGGAATTTCGATGCGACCATGAGAAAAACATACGATATTCTCACAATATCTCCGAGGgttgaaaag GTTACGATTAATTTGTCGAAAAGTCGCGCGACTGAGACGCGGACGCGACATCACACCGACGATTCGTCGCTCGGCAGTTTTAAGTATGAG GACCAGGAGTCCACAGAACACGACGGTGATATAGAAGACATTTCCGATGGTGAGAGGACCTCGTCTTCGGAGCGCGGCAACAGGACTACCTACTATCCTGGCAATAATGATGATGAGACGCCTGG CGAATTCATGGTAAACGCAATGGACGCTGAAGAGCTTCGGGAATCGATGCGTCGCTCTAAGCGGTGGACGGGAGAGGCGCGGCTGGAACTGCCCCCCCCTCACGCCAAGCTCAGCGGCACTCCTCAGGactctgatgatgatgag GTTTCAACGCCATCAGGCGACAACACAGAACGCAATCCACTCTCCGGTTCGTGTGAGTCACTGGACACGGCGGGGCGGCGCGAGAAGTATATCAAGTCGGCCTTCGACAGCCTCAGTGGCGCTGAGATGGATGCCACACTCACTGGAG GGAACACATCGCTATCAGCGCAGCACTTATCCCGCGCCCCCGCGCCTCCCCCGCGTCCGTCTCCGGCGCCCCGCACCCCTCGCACCCCCGACCCCGAGGCCGCAAGACGGAGGGAGGAGCTCAACAGGAGGATATTGGAGACGAGGAGGCAGTTGGAGAGC GTGGCGTTCAGATCCAACTTAAAATCCAGTCAGTCCACCACAGATCTATCTTATATTCCTGAAAAGGATAGCTCAAGACGCAACCGCCCAGTTTCTATGGCGATCCCATCCAATTCTAGGCCTTATG CGAATCGCAACCAACTGTCGGCTTCGGACCGAGAGGAAGAGACCACGGGTATGAGACGAGCTATCTCTCTGTCAGACCTCGCCGCCAAACCTATGCCGGCGCCGAGGACACCGCAAG CTTCTTCAAAACCTTCGACTCCTCAAAACGGTAACAACAGCAAATCCCCGGGGAACTTCGTGCGACCGGCGCCGCGGTATAACAACAAGTCTAACATGACTCGGAGCTCCAGTGTCGGTGTTTTAAATCAG AGCGACTCAGAATCCGATCCCCAACCGTCTCGCCAGCAGTCTTCAAGGCCTCAAGGCCTGATGAGGCCCACGATATCGTCGATGAACAAGGCCGCTGCCAACACTGCGAGAAGACGAGGACTGGCCAACGCTTATAGTGCGG TGAGCCTCGCAACCGGCGCTAACGAGGAGTCCAGCTCCGAAGCCGACGAGAGAAACAACGGCGAGGGTCCCGTGGCAAGACCTAGGGCTTCTTCCGTTGACCACAGCCAGAGGAGGATCG GTCGTAGCGGCAGCGAGCGCGACCTGTCGGCGAAGGCGCGGGAGGTGACCGCGAGACTGACTTCCAACACGCGGCAGAGGCCCAAGGAGACGCCTGCTGATGCTaact TATCGTCGTCGCAGCTATGTTCAGCTCTGACGGAACAGCTGACGAAGACGGCCTGCAAGGTGGTGCAGCTCTACGCCAGCTTGCAGCGGGAGCCCAACGCTGCCGCTGACATCAGTG GTCTAGAAGCAGCCATACTAGAAACTCAAAAAGTCCTCCGAAGCGCCGTCAACCGCACTCAGAACGGAGACCAAGCGTTAAGCAGTCTATCTTCCACTGACGGAGAGTACCTCAATGTGGACAGCACCAGGCATAAGCTGCAGCATCTTGTGTCTAAAG AAGCAACAAACACAAGCAACCCAGCGATGTCTTTAATAGAGCAATACTCAGATATTCTTCTAAATATGATGCAGACTAAGATGGTCAACCAGTTCTCACAGCCGCAGAGCCTACCACCAAACACGAGGGAACCGGGCAACGAGAGCTAG
- the LOC124643855 gene encoding mitogen-activated protein kinase-binding protein 1 isoform X1, which produces MAFIGPRNSAPVIRDSLHTPAYEIKLESVLGLTVGSNAALDCDPNTELVAYPAGCTVVLYNVRKNRQTHVLNACRKSVTCVAFSPDGRYLATGECGHAPAVRVWDLQDPTASGAVQIGEFIGHTHGVSCVAFSTSSKYLVSIGSQHDMIVNVWDWRANLKLASNKVSSRVKAVSFSENGNYFVTVGFRHVKFWYLEYSRSAKFKEPVPLMGRSAILGEQKDNEFCDVVCGRGASADSTYAITRAGLLCEFNSRRLLDKWVELRTTSANCMAIGANYIFVGCAEGIVRCFAPDSLRYITTLPRTHYLGVDVAQGTNISHMFTQPQNARYPDAVALTYDERNHKLTCVYNDHSLYVWDVRDIKRVGKSHSALYHSACIWGVDMNSNERPLPPGTFLTCSSDDTVRLWQLTPAPTNIYSNELNKIFYIDPELKFLKDVDLTATNDKDKSKSYDDKTGVRCVRVSPDGQHVAAGDRAGNVWVHAATGALLHTLEAHDAEVLCLEYAARPRLLASASRDRLIHVFQVDRGYQIMQTLDEHSSSITAVRFLSSGAGLQMVSCGADKTILFRQLRHSQDGGYQFQRGQNVSGRTTLYDMEVDAGGRHILTACQDRNVRVYSAAHGRHTKTFRGTTAEDGTLIKVALDNSGIYLATSSTDKILSVYDYYSGECMATMYGHSEIVTGLKFTPDCQHLISASGDGCIFVWRVPHDMVVTMRARLAQQAIRQGKKVTAPSNGMSGLDSESDSHFGSPPRELPYEENKFTTPVVPDYTLRIGRLPTWAKKSLGDEAVAGESPAPDPPARGKWATRINPNTEKRGDSDGSKDSSLDSGTDTRYIEKRKDATSVKQRPKSLNLSQLPRVEALFRNFDATMRKTYDILTISPRVEKVTINLSKSRATETRTRHHTDDSSLGSFKYEDQESTEHDGDIEDISDGERTSSSERGNRTTYYPGNNDDETPGEFMVNAMDAEELRESMRRSKRWTGEARLELPPPHAKLSGTPQDSDDDEVSTPSGDNTERNPLSGSCESLDTAGRREKYIKSAFDSLSGAEMDATLTGGNTSLSAQHLSRAPAPPPRPSPAPRTPRTPDPEAARRREELNRRILETRRQLESVAFRSNLKSSQSTTDLSYIPEKDSSRRNRPVSMAIPSNSRPYANRNQLSASDREEETTGMRRAISLSDLAAKPMPAPRTPQASSKPSTPQNGNNSKSPGNFVRPAPRYNNKSNMTRSSSVGVLNQSDSESDPQPSRQQSSRPQGLMRPTISSMNKAAANTARRRGLANAYSAVSLATGANEESSSEADERNNGEGPVARPRASSVDHSQRRIGRSGSERDLSAKAREVTARLTSNTRQRPKETPADANLSSSQLCSALTEQLTKTACKVVQLYASLQREPNAAADISGLEAAILETQKVLRSAVNRTQNGDQALSSLSSTDGEYLNVDSTRHKLQHLVSKEATNTSNPAMSLIEQYSDILLNMMQTKMVNQFSQPQSLPPNTREPGNES; this is translated from the exons ATGCACGGTAGTACTCTACAATGTGCGAAAGAACAGACAGACACATGTGCTCAACGCGTGTCGGAAGAGTGTCACTTGTGTGGCGTTCTCCCCCGACGGGAGGTACCTGGCTACAGGGGAGTGCGGACACGCCCCTGCCGTCAGGGTGTGGGACTTACAG gATCCCACAGCGTCGGGTGCGGTACAAATAGGGGAATTCATTGGACATACGCATGGAGTTAGTTGTGTG GCGTTCTCCACATCATCGAAATACCTCGTGTCGATAGGATCCCAACATGACATGATAGTAAATGTTTGGGATTGGCGCGCTAACCTGAAGCTAGCTAGTAATAAG GTGTCATCTCGCGTGAAAGCAGTGAGTTTCTCGGAGAACGGCAACTACTTCGTGACGGTCGGCTTCAGGCACGTCAAGTTCTGGTATCTCGAGTACTCCAGAAGTGCTAAG TTTAAAGAGCCAGTCCCCCTAATGGGCCGCTCAGCCATCTTAGGCGAACAGAAGGACAACGAGTTCTGCGACGTAGTGTGCGGCCGCGGCGCCTCCGCCGACTCCACGTACGCCATCACCAGGGCTGGTCTACTCTGCGAGTTCAATAGTAGACGGCTACTGGACAAATGGGTCGAACTGAGG ACAACATCAGCGAACTGCATGGCGATAGGCGCGAACTACATCTTCGTGGGCTGCGCCGAGGGCATCGTGCGCTGCTTCGCGCCGGACTCGCTGCGGTATATCACTACGCTGCCTAGGACACATTATCTAGGCGTCGATGTGGCTCAGGGGACTAATATTAG CCACATGTTCACGCAGCCACAAAACGCGCGGTACCCGGATGCCGTAGCTCTGACCTACGACGAGCGAAACCACAAGCTGACATGTGTATATAATGATCATAGCTTGTACGTGTGGGATGTTAGAGATATTAAGAGG GTCGGCAAGTCCCATTCAGCACTTTACCACTCAGCCTGCATATGGGGGGTAGACATGAACAGCAACGAACGCCCCCTCCCCCCCGGTACCTTCCTCACCTGCTCCAGCGATGACACGGTCCGGCTGTGGCAGCTGACCCCAGCACCCACCAACATATACAGCAAC GAGCTGAACAAAATATTCTACATAGACCCCGAGCTGAAATTCCTGAAGGATGTCGACCTCACGGCCACTAATGATAAGGATAAGTCCAAGTCCTACGACGATAAGACTGGAGTCAG ATGCGTCCGAGTATCTCCGGACGGGCAACACGTGGCGGCCGGAGACCGCGCCGGCAACGTGTGGGTTCACGCAGCCACCGGCGCTCTACTACATACACTAGAAGCTCATGACGCTGAAGTGTTGTGCTTGGAGTACGCTGCAAGACCTAGGCTGCTGGCTTCTGCCAGTCGGGATAGGCTGATACACGTTTTTCAAGTGGATAGG GGTTACCAAATAATGCAGACACTAGACGAGCACTCGTCTTCCATCACGGCGGTGCGGTTCCTGAGCTCCGGCGCTGGACTGCAGATGGTGTCTTGTGGGGCGGACAAAACTATATTGTTTAGGCAGTTGAGACAT TCACAAGATGGCGGCTATCAGTTCCAGCGAGGTCAGAACGTTTCGGGTCGTACTACACTTTACGATATGGAAGTAGATGCGGGCGGCAGACATATACTTACTGCTTGTCAA GACCGCAATGTTCGAGTATATAGTGCCGCTCACGGTCGGCATACGAAGACGTTTAGGGGCACTACGGCTGAAGATGGAACGCTAATAAAG GTGGCGCTAGACAACAGCGGCATCTACCTAGCTACATCCAGCACGGACAAGATACTCAGCGTGTACGACTACTACTCCGGCGAGTGTATGGCCACCATGTACGGACACTCCGAAATCGTTACTGGACTTAA GTTCACCCCTGACTGCCAGCATTTGATATCAGCTTCAGGAGATGGATGTATCTTCGTGTGGCGCGTACCACATGATATGGTCGTCACCATGAGAGCCAGGCTCGCTCAGCAGGCCATACGACAGGGCAA gaaaGTCACAGCCCCCAGTAACGGCATGTCAGGTTTGGACAGCGAGAGTGACTCCCACTTCGGGTCGCCGCCGCGGGAGTTGCCTTACGAAGAGAATAAGTTCACTACTCCCGTTGTACCTGATTATAC TCTCCGCATCGGGCGTCTGCCGACGTGGGCTAAGAAAAGCCTCGGCGACGAAGCGGTGGCCGGCGAATCGCCCGCACCTGACCCGCCCGCTAGAGGGAAGTGGGCCACTAGGATTAATCCTAATACAG aaaaacgCGGTGACTCCGACGGTTCCAAAGACAGTTCACTGGACAGCGGCACCGACACTCGATACATAGAGAAGAGAAAAGACGCCACTAGTGTCAAACAG AGGCCGAAATCGCTGAATCTATCTCAACTGCCTCGCGTCGAAGCATTATTCAGGAATTTCGATGCGACCATGAGAAAAACATACGATATTCTCACAATATCTCCGAGGgttgaaaag GTTACGATTAATTTGTCGAAAAGTCGCGCGACTGAGACGCGGACGCGACATCACACCGACGATTCGTCGCTCGGCAGTTTTAAGTATGAG GACCAGGAGTCCACAGAACACGACGGTGATATAGAAGACATTTCCGATGGTGAGAGGACCTCGTCTTCGGAGCGCGGCAACAGGACTACCTACTATCCTGGCAATAATGATGATGAGACGCCTGG CGAATTCATGGTAAACGCAATGGACGCTGAAGAGCTTCGGGAATCGATGCGTCGCTCTAAGCGGTGGACGGGAGAGGCGCGGCTGGAACTGCCCCCCCCTCACGCCAAGCTCAGCGGCACTCCTCAGGactctgatgatgatgag GTTTCAACGCCATCAGGCGACAACACAGAACGCAATCCACTCTCCGGTTCGTGTGAGTCACTGGACACGGCGGGGCGGCGCGAGAAGTATATCAAGTCGGCCTTCGACAGCCTCAGTGGCGCTGAGATGGATGCCACACTCACTGGAG GGAACACATCGCTATCAGCGCAGCACTTATCCCGCGCCCCCGCGCCTCCCCCGCGTCCGTCTCCGGCGCCCCGCACCCCTCGCACCCCCGACCCCGAGGCCGCAAGACGGAGGGAGGAGCTCAACAGGAGGATATTGGAGACGAGGAGGCAGTTGGAGAGC GTGGCGTTCAGATCCAACTTAAAATCCAGTCAGTCCACCACAGATCTATCTTATATTCCTGAAAAGGATAGCTCAAGACGCAACCGCCCAGTTTCTATGGCGATCCCATCCAATTCTAGGCCTTATG CGAATCGCAACCAACTGTCGGCTTCGGACCGAGAGGAAGAGACCACGGGTATGAGACGAGCTATCTCTCTGTCAGACCTCGCCGCCAAACCTATGCCGGCGCCGAGGACACCGCAAG CTTCTTCAAAACCTTCGACTCCTCAAAACGGTAACAACAGCAAATCCCCGGGGAACTTCGTGCGACCGGCGCCGCGGTATAACAACAAGTCTAACATGACTCGGAGCTCCAGTGTCGGTGTTTTAAATCAG AGCGACTCAGAATCCGATCCCCAACCGTCTCGCCAGCAGTCTTCAAGGCCTCAAGGCCTGATGAGGCCCACGATATCGTCGATGAACAAGGCCGCTGCCAACACTGCGAGAAGACGAGGACTGGCCAACGCTTATAGTGCGG TGAGCCTCGCAACCGGCGCTAACGAGGAGTCCAGCTCCGAAGCCGACGAGAGAAACAACGGCGAGGGTCCCGTGGCAAGACCTAGGGCTTCTTCCGTTGACCACAGCCAGAGGAGGATCG GTCGTAGCGGCAGCGAGCGCGACCTGTCGGCGAAGGCGCGGGAGGTGACCGCGAGACTGACTTCCAACACGCGGCAGAGGCCCAAGGAGACGCCTGCTGATGCTaact TATCGTCGTCGCAGCTATGTTCAGCTCTGACGGAACAGCTGACGAAGACGGCCTGCAAGGTGGTGCAGCTCTACGCCAGCTTGCAGCGGGAGCCCAACGCTGCCGCTGACATCAGTG GTCTAGAAGCAGCCATACTAGAAACTCAAAAAGTCCTCCGAAGCGCCGTCAACCGCACTCAGAACGGAGACCAAGCGTTAAGCAGTCTATCTTCCACTGACGGAGAGTACCTCAATGTGGACAGCACCAGGCATAAGCTGCAGCATCTTGTGTCTAAAG AAGCAACAAACACAAGCAACCCAGCGATGTCTTTAATAGAGCAATACTCAGATATTCTTCTAAATATGATGCAGACTAAGATGGTCAACCAGTTCTCACAGCCGCAGAGCCTACCACCAAACACGAGGGAACCGGGCAACGAGAGCTAG